TGAGAGGACAACTCCTGAGGCTTTCTGTGGCTGTAGCGGGTATAATTTTAACCGTGGCTTCCGTTTATTATTTCAGATCCTTTGTTAAGGATTTTACCAGCGCCAGCCCGGTGGATTTTTCCACCCTTGACAAGTATACCGAATTCGGTACACCCTATATCCATGACACCTGTACATATGGAATTGAAAACGGCCAATTTGTCGGGCTTTTCCTCTGCCCCACCGAATTGAGACATGAATGGAACAAGCGCAGTAAACTCAGTTATGACGGAGTTGATAAAAAAGGTCATGAATTGAATTACACCCTGATACGTTTCCTCCACTCCAAAGGCTACCGGAAAGACGCACGGGGGGTCAGGAAACTCACCGATGCTGAAATAAGGCATATAGAAAACGGGGTAGCCAACGCCGATTACCTTGAAAACTTCAATCTGAAATCGAGATTTGAGCAGATAGCCATGGGTTATTCCAATTATATCAGACATGGCGACCCCAATGCTTCCTCGGTTATGCAGCGTTTCGAATATTGGAAAACTTCAATCCATATTGTGAAAAAGCACTGGCTTACAGGAGTCGGAACCGGTGACCTTAACGATGCCTTTTATAAAGCATATAATGAAACGGGATCCAAACTTCAGGAGGATTACAGAAAGCGATCACACAATCAGTTTCTTGCAATTTTTATTGCATTCGGCGTTTTCGGCCTTGCATGGTTTCTTTTCACCCTGATTTACCCTGCCTTCAAGCTCGGCAAATTCAGTGACTATTACTATGTGGTATTCTTTATCATTATTTTCATGTCCATGCTCACGGAAGACACCCTGGAAACGCAGGCAGGAGCGACTTTCTTTGCCTTTTTCAACGCCCTGCTGCTTTTCGGACGTCGCCGGAATATCGATGACCGGTCGGACTGATTCAGTTATCTGATGATAATAAAATAAAATACTTAAATTAGCAGCTGAAATGCCTCCCTGTTATGGAAGAAAAGAAAATTACCCTGCGCTTCAGATTATCAGATGATGCGGGTGATCTTGAAAATGCTGACAAAGTCCTGTTGGGGAAAGCACGTCAGGCGGCCCTGA
This sequence is a window from Lentimicrobium saccharophilum. Protein-coding genes within it:
- a CDS encoding O-antigen ligase family protein, which codes for MKINTDASSLMFYTLVLLAISIPLSEFGMSISQFILLGIWIFQGSGTYAAGCYGSNGKMQRMLFSIRNILISLSGKFRMLFNNPAAMVVVSLYLLHVAGTLYSSDLNYALKDLRIKLPLLSIPVILATSPGISAGRFRKLMIFFTLAVFTGTLASTYVLLTKNVSDPRDLSIFISHIRFSLTICFAIFILIYFLIHKKYNHKLSRFIIAAGILWFLLFLFILESITGIFITGLLTLIFLGYYIFTVRGQLLRLSVAVAGIILTVASVYYFRSFVKDFTSASPVDFSTLDKYTEFGTPYIHDTCTYGIENGQFVGLFLCPTELRHEWNKRSKLSYDGVDKKGHELNYTLIRFLHSKGYRKDARGVRKLTDAEIRHIENGVANADYLENFNLKSRFEQIAMGYSNYIRHGDPNASSVMQRFEYWKTSIHIVKKHWLTGVGTGDLNDAFYKAYNETGSKLQEDYRKRSHNQFLAIFIAFGVFGLAWFLFTLIYPAFKLGKFSDYYYVVFFIIIFMSMLTEDTLETQAGATFFAFFNALLLFGRRRNIDDRSD